The DNA segment TATTTATGCAAACGAAAGAGCATGCAGTTCCATGGGATATTCGCTTGATGAAATTCTGTCTAAAAAGGTAGATGAACTGCGTCCTGAAAATGAGGCAAAAAGACTGAAAAATCAGTGGAATGAGATATTTTCAGGCAAAAAAAGTTACATTTATGAAACATACCACAAAAGATCGGACGGGTCAACATATCCTGTAGAATCTCATGCGAGCTATTTCCGTTCGGATGTCCTTAAATTTTCATGCATTTATTCAAGGGATATAACCGATAGAAAAAAATATGAAGGAAAACTTAAGCAATCCGAAAAAGAAAAAACGCTTATTCTTAATACAATTCATGAAAACCTTGTATTTTATGACTGCAATTTCAAAATAATCTGGGCAAACAAAGACCCTGCTGATTCACTTAACATGAAACCCGAAGACCTTGTAGGAAAGATCTGCTATAAGCTGTGGTACAACCGCGATTCTCCCTGTGAGGGCTGCACAGTCCTAAAGGCCATAAACACAAAAAAGCCTCTTGTTGAAGAAAAAACAAGGTCCGGCGGGAAAAGAATAAATGTAAAAGTTGCAGCATATCCTGTTTTTGACGAAAATAACCAGGTTATAGGTGCAGTTGAATCTGTCCTTGACATATCCAAGAGAAAAAAGGCTGAAAAAGCTCTGGAAATAAGTGAAAAACAGTATAAAGAACTTTTCTCCACAATGAACAACGGATTCGTACTTCATAAAATTATTACTGATGAAAACGGTATTCCATGTGACTACAGGTTTCTCGAGATAAACCCCGCATTTGAAAAGATGACCGGATTAAAAGCGCAGGATATCCGCGGCAAAACTTTTTTTGAACTATACCCTGATGAAGACAAAAAAAGCATTGAAAGGTACGGAAAAATTGCACTGTCAGGTATACCTGAAGAGTTTACAGAGTACAACAGTATTTTCGGGAAATATTATAAGATATATTCATATTCACCAAGGAAAAATCAGTTTGCAGCAATATTCACGGACATAACCGATATAATAAGCCTGAAAAAGCACCAGAAACAGTCTCTTCAGCAGATCGAAAAAAACCTGGAGCAGCTCGCCATATTAAACGACGAAATAAGAAATCCCCTACAGACAATAATCGGGTATATAATGCTCGGGGATTTCAAATATACCTCTGAAGTTTTGGAGCAGACCAAAGTAATAGACAGGCTTGTAAACCGCCTGGACCAGCAGTGGCTTGAATCACAGAAAATCAGGGATTTTTTGCGGAAACATTACAATTTTGACTAATCCTTTCTATAAAAACATAAGTACCGGAAGTTTTTATCTTACGTAATCCCTGATGACAGCCCAGCGTTCTGCTTTTTCCTCAAAACTATATAGTGCATTTGCAGGACTTGATGAGGGAAGGGTAATAACCTGAATACCTGGAAAAACGTCTGAAAAATTCTTATGATACCTGAAGAATAGTCTGCCTGCACCGGTTATCCCGTTTAAAAAAACGGCCCTTATACTATTATGGGACTTAATGAAGCCAAAAATATCATTAGGAACTACATTTTTTATGCTTCCATCCATGCTTTTTACCCTGTCACATGTATAAACGACGTCCCACAGGGCAATACCTGATGACCTGACAGCTTCCGTTTTTCTTTCATAGGAAAGGTCGAAATCAATGTTGAGAGTTATTTCAAGCAGTTTCCAGAAGTGGTTCCTTTTGTTTGCATAGTACTGATTCTTTTCAATCGAGACTTCACCCGGAAAACTTCCGAGGATTAAAACTTTGGGTTTTTTACCGGAAACAGGAAGAAGACCGGTACGTGGAGTCTTCATTAGTGTCTACAGATTAAATTACGCGGATTTAAAAAGATTTGCGTTCCTGAAAAAATTTTAAAAACCTACACTTTCACACCGCGTGCCTCTATAATCATTTATATGAAGACTCAAATAGACTTCTGATAACTAAAAATGGACTCAATAATAATACGGGGAGCAAGGGAGCATAACCTCCGGGACATTACCCTTGAACTCCCGAGAGACAAGCTAATCGTAATCACGGGAGTATCGGGCTCCGGAAAATCCACACTCGCTTTTGACACAATTTATGCGGAAGGGCAGAGAAGGTACGTTGAGTCACTGTCTGCTTATGCACGTCAGTTCCTTGGCCTTATGAACAAACCTGACGTCGACTCAATAGACGGCCTGTCCCCTGCGATATCAATAGAGCAGAAGACGACATCAAAAAATCCCAGGAGCACTGTCGGGACAGTCACTGAAATATACGATTACCTGCGTCTTTTGTTTGCAAGGACAGGTACGCCCTTTTGTCCCGTTCATAATATAGTCATAGAATCCAGGTCACCAGAGATGATAGCGGACGCCATATCCTCGGAATATAAGGGCACTGTAACAATACTGTCGCCGAAAGTCCGCCAGAAAAAAGGAACATACCCGTATATCTTAAAAGACCTGAACAGCCAGGGTTTTTCAAGGGCAAGAGTCGACGGTAATATAGTGAAAACCGACGGTGAGATAAACCTTGAAAGATATGTCAAGCATGACATCGAGATAGTAGTCGACCGTCTCGACCCCGGAGACGACAGATCAAGGCTTGTCGAAGCGGTTGAAACAGCACTGGAAAACTCAGAGGGTCTTGTAATCGTTCTTCCTGAAAAAGGGGAAGAAAAAATATATTCGTCAAAACTTGCATGTCCTATATGCGGTTTTTCATACGATGAACTCCAGCCCAGAATGTTCTCGTTCAACAGTCCTTTCGGTGCATGCCCTGAATGCAACGGACTTGGAATAAAAATGGAGTTTGATCCAGACCTCATCATTCCTGACAAAAGCAAATCGCTCTCGGAAGGTGCTGTTGCAATGTACAGGAATTTCCTCGACGGCTATCGTGTCCAGTACCTTGCATCGGTAGCGAAACATTACGGGTTTGACATATTCACCCCCGTAAAAGACCTGACAAAAGAACAGTACAACGCTCTTATGTTCGGGTCAGACGATGTCCTCCGGTTTAACCTGAAAAACAGGGAGGGGGACACGTCATGGTCGCACAACGGAAGGTGGGAAGGCCTTCTGCCGCAGGCGTCACGCCTGTACGGCCAGACAAAATCAGAATACCGCAGAAAGGAGCTTGAGAAATTTATGAAAGTCTCCAAGTGCCCAAAATGCGGGGGAAAACGCCTTAATGAAAAGGCACTTTCCGTAAAGGTATCCGGAAAATCAATAGTCGACGTAACCGACCTCCCGGTCTCCGACTGCCTGAAATTTTTTGACAGCTTAAAACTAAGCAAAAAAGATGAAGAAATTGCAAAACAGGTATTAAAGGAGATAAAATCGCGCCTGAAGTTTCTTGAAGAGGTAGGTCTCGGGTACCTCACCCTGTCCCGGAACGCAGGGACTCTTTCAGGCGGAGAAGCACAGAGAATACGCCTTGCGACACAGATAGGATCAAACCTTATGGGTGTTTTGTATGTGCTCGACGAACCTTCAATAGGTCTCCACCAGCGCGACAACCACAGGCTTATTGAAACGCTTCAGAAGCTGCGTGACCTCGGCAACACGCTTGTCGTGGTCGAACACGACGAGGACACTATCAGGGAAGCCGACTATGTCGTTGATATGGGCCCCGGGGCCGGAGTAAACGGGGGTTATGTCGTATCAAGCGGTACTCCGGATGATATTGAAAAAGATGACAAGTCACTTACCGGCATGTACCTCTCAGGCAAAGAAAAAATAGATATTCCCAAAAAAAGAAGGAAAAGCAAATCATTTATTCATATCACAGGGTGCCGGGAGAACAACCTGAAGTCGGTTGATGCAGATATCCCGTTAGGCCTTTTTACTGTGGTTACGGGAGTCTCCGGGAGCGGAAAGTCGACCCTTATATATGACACGCTTTATCCTGCGCTTTCAGCCAGAATAAACAGATCAAAGGCAGAAGGTGGTAAATTTGACGACCTCTCTTTTGACAGACCCGTGGACAAGGTAATAGTCATTGATCAAAGTCCTATCGGAAGAACCCCGCGTTCAAACCCGGCAACATACACCAAAGTATTCGACGAGATAAGGGGCATATTTGCGGAGACAAAAGAAGCCAAGATCAGGGGATACAAACCAGGGAGGTTTTCCTTCAATGTCAAAGGGGGAAGGTGCGAGACCTGCTGTGGGGACGGCGTCATAAAAATCGAGATGAACTTTCTTCCCGACGTCTACGTTGAGTGCGAGGAATGCAAAGGAAAACGCTACAATTCCGAGACACTTGAGGTGAAATACAAAGGAAAATCAATATCCGACGTTTTGAACATGACGGTCGAAGAAGCGGCATCGCTATTCGAGAATCACCCTTCCGTTAAAAACAAGCTTGAAACCCTGTGCAGGGTGGGACTAGGATACCTTAAACTCGGCCAGAGTTCGACAACCCTTTCAGGCGGGGAAGCACAGAGGATTAAACTGACGCGTGAGCTGTCGAAACGTGCAACAGGAAAAACTGTATATCTCCTTGACGAGCCTACGACAGGGCTTCACTTTCACGATGTAAAAAAACTAATAGGCGTCTTAAACTCTCTTGTTGAAAAGGGAAACACAGTTGTCGTAATAGAGCACAACATGGACATGATAAAGTCGGCGGATTACATAATTGACCTCGGTCCCGAAGGTGGAGACCTTGGAGGTAAAATTATTGCGACAGGAACACCTGAAGAAATTGCAAAGGACAAAATAAGTTATACAGGGCATTTTCTGGCGCAGATACTGAATAAGAAATAAAAACCACAATGACAGACCTCTCGGTAATCCCGAACGAACCGGGGTGCTACCTGCATAAAGATGAAGACGGAAAGGTAATCTACGTAGGCAAGGCCAAAAACCTGAAGAAGCGTGTGTCCAGTTACTTCAACAGGAACATCACCGACCCCAAGACAAAGGCGCTTGTAAAATCAATATCCACTACCGATTTCATAGTCACAGGAAATGAGGTTGAAGCGTTTATCCTGGAAAACAACCTCATAAAAAGGTACCAGCCTAAATACAACATCGATCTAAAAGACTCAAAAAGCTATGCCTATATAAGACTGTCAGGCGACAAATTTCCTTCAATCGGAATCGCAAGAAAAAAGACAGGGACAGGAGAGGTCTTCGGGCCGTTCGTATCCGCAAAAGAAAGAGATTATGTGTTATCAGTTGTAAAAAAGACGTTTAAGCTTCGTTCCTGCAGGAGGATGTCCAAAAGAGGATGTCTGAGGGCTCATATCGGCACGTGCAGTGCACCGTGCATGAAAAAAATTTCCGCTGATGACTATAGTTCACAGGTAAAAAAGGCCTCGTCGGTTCTACGCGGAAACACAAAAGAGATGATTAAAAGCCTTGAATACGAGATGGAGGAGAAGGCAGAGTCACTTGACTTTGAAAATGCGATACAGCTCCGCGACCAGGCCGCGGCACTGGGACATTTGGCCGAGAGGCAGCATATCAGCAGCAAAAAACTAACTGACGAAGATGTAATCAATTTTTCGGAAAGAGACGGCGTAATATACCTGATGCTCTTTTCGGTATACAAAGGCTGCCTTGCAGAAAAACAGGAATTTATATTTGATGACGGCGATGAGGCGCTTGAAGAATTCATAATACAGTATTACTCGGAAAATGAGCCGCCTTTTGAACTTATCCTTCCTGTTTCAACCGGTTCAACGCTTGAAGATTTTCTGTCGGAGAAAAAGGGCAGAAAGGTGAAGGTTACAGTCCCCCTGAAAGGAGACAAGAAAATTCTTCTTGACCTTGTTTTGCACAATGTCAAAACCGTCTTCTTCGGCGGGGAGATTAAAGTAAGTGAACTTAAAAAACGTCTCCATCTCCCTGAAAATCCGGACGTAATAGAATGCTTTGATATATCTCATCTTTCAGGAACAAATACCGTAGGTTCGATGGTACAGTTCAGGTACGGGCGCCCTGACAAAAGGAACTACAGGCGTTTCAGGATAAAAACAGTGGATAAGATAGACGATTTCGCTTCAATTGCAGAGGTAGTAAAGAGACGCTATTCAAGACTGAAAAATGAAGGAGACACATATCCCGACCTTATAATCATAGACGGCGGGAAGGGTCAGCTCTCCGCCGCAAAAGGCGCTCTTGACGAAGTGGGCGTGAAAATACCCCTCATATCCGTTGCGAAAAAAGAGGAGGAAATTTTTGTCCCCGGGTTTTCGCATCCGCTTCCACTGAAAAGGACTGAAAAAGCCTCCCTTTTCATACAGGAGATACGCGATGAGGCGCACCGTTTTGCAATAACCTACAACCGTCTTTTAAAGTCCAAAGAGATAGAAGAGGATAAATAATGCATAAAACTGACTACCGGTTTAAACTTGTCAGCGGCTTCAGTCCGAAGGGCTCCCAGCCCGATGCAATAGAAAGCCTTTCGGACGGGTTAAAGGACAATAAAAGGTTTCAGACACTCCTTGGCGTCACAGGCTCAGGGAAAACGTTTACCGTTGCAAACATTATCCAAAACTACCAGAGGCCGACTCTTGTCCTCGCCCACAACAAAACTCTTGCAGCCCAGCTTTACAACGAGTTCAGGGAATTTTTTCCGGAAAACAGGGTGGAGTACTTCGTCTCATATTACGACTACTACCAGCCTGAGTCATACATCCCGCAGAGAGACCAGTACATAGAAAAAGATGCCCAGATAAATCCGAAAATAGAGCAGATGAGGCTTTCTGCCACGGCTTCGCTTTTATCCAGAAAAGATGTCATAGTCGTCGCATCAGTTTCAGCGATATACGGTCTCGGCAACCCTGAAAATTTTGAAAAGCTTGGTTTCGAGCTTAACACAGGCGACACCATAAAACGAAAAACAATTCTTAAAAAACTTATAGATATCCAGTTCGAAAGAAACGACACCGAGCTTATGCCGGGAAGGTTCAGGGTCAAAGGGGACACTATCGATATAATACCCGGGTATTATAACAACATAATAAGAATAGAGCTTTTCGGGGATGAAATAGAGAATATCTCGGAAATAGAAAAGGTCTCCGGAAAGAAAGTCGAAAGTCTTGATTATTTTTTCGTGTATCCTGCAAGACACTATGTTGTTCCAGAAGACGAAATAAAAGGGTCAATAGCCGGGATTAAGGCAGAACTTGAGGAAAGGCTTAAGGACCTCGGCCCGGTGGAAGCGCACAGGCTGAGACAGAGGACTCTTTACGATATGGAAATGATAGAAGAAACAGGGTTCTGCAAAGGAATCGAGAACTATTCCCTCTATTTTGACCACAGGAAAAAAGGTGAAAAACCTTTCTGTCTTCTGGATTATTTCCCCGGCGACTTTCTGATGATAATCGACGAAAGCCACCAGACCCTTCCCCAGGTCAGAGGGATGTACAACGGGGACAGGTCCCGAAAAGAGCCGCTTGTAAACTACGGATTCAGGCTGCCTTCGGCGTTTGACAACAGGCCGCTTGTCTTCGCAGAGTTTGAGCAGTACATGCACAGTGTTATATTTGTCTCAGCAACTCCGGGAAAATATGAATCAGAGCATTCCGAAAATACGGCTGAACAGATTATAAGGCCAACCGGACTTGTAGACCCCGCCGTCTTTGTAAGACAGACGGAAGGCCAGATGTCTGACGTTCTGGGAGAAATAAAAAAGACAATAGCAAGGAAAAACAGGGTCCTTATTACAACGCTCACCAAAAAACTTGCCGAAGAGCTTACCGACTTTCTTGCCGAAAAAGGTGTTAAAACCAGATATCTTCATTCCGATATCGACACAATCGAAAGGACGGAAATAATAAGGCAGCTGAGGCTCGGCAAGTTCGATGTTCTTGTCGGGATTAATCTTTTGAGGGAGGGTATCGACATCCCTGAAATCGGGTTCATAGGTATACTTGACGCTGACAAAGAGGGATTTTTGCGGGACGCAAGAAGCCTCATCCAGATAATCGGGCGTGCGGCAAGAAATTCGGATTCATACGTAGTTTTGTATGCAGACAAAATGACCGACTCCATGAAGACTGCCATCGGGGAGACTGAAAGGCGCAGGAGAATTCAGACTGAATACAACAGTGTCCACGGGATTACCCCAAAGACCATCGTAAAACCTGTCCGAGAAAAAGAGGTCGACATAACAGACGCAAAGCACGTCCCGAAGAAAGAAATTCCAAACCTTATAATAGAACTCGAACAGGAGATGTACTCGGCAGCGGACTCCCTTGATTTTGAGAGGGCAATAAAGCTAAGGGACAGTATAAAGAAGATTAAAAAGGAATCAGGAATTTAGAACAAATTATTTCAGCGACAAAAGACCTTCACGGAATTCGCTTATATATTCATTCATCGAAAGGCTCCCTTCAGGAAACGGGCAGTCTATATCATACATTTTTTCTATCATTGGATCAGAAGGCAACAGAATCATTTCAGTACCGGTTTTTCTGCATGCCTCAACAAGAGCCTTTCTGAAAGGCCCGATGCAATAGGCGATTCTTTTACTGTATGTGTCTCTTGTCTTCTCAAGATAACCTTCCAGCCTGTAGACCTCTATCCTGTGAAAATCCTTTCTTTCCCTGTCGTCCGTGCACTTGCCGAGCATATAGTGATAGTTTGAATAAGGATACATTAGTTCAAGCTCGGCGGGGACAGTCCCGCATGTACCGAATATTACAAGGTGATATCTTTCTTTTGTAAAGACATCATCGATTATCCTGTGAAATAGTTTATGGCTTGGGCTCTGGCTGTACGGTTTTCTCAGTGCGCACGGTATGAATATCGCAATCTCTTTTTCGGGAATTACATAGTCATTTATTATAAACCTGTATGCGTCCTCGAATTCAGTGCGGTAGAAAGGGGGATCATATATCTCAATTTTCTCTCCTTTTTTATCTAAAACGTATTTTCCGGTTTTATAGTCATTGTCCCTTATGTTCTGCATTTTAAAACCTGTATTATCCCCTGCAAATCTGCGAATAAACTTTATCTCTTCTCACTCACAATTTCTACCAGTTCAAGTTCATATATGAGGTCTTTTCCGGCCATAGGATGATTTGCATCTACTTTTATTGATTTGGTGGTTATATCAAGAATTTTTACAAGAGACTTCTGTCCTGTCGGAAGTTTTATTGTAACCAGATCCCCCGGTTTCGGGTCACACGTAAGATTAAGCCCGGATTTTCGCAGTTTGAAAACAAGGCGTTTTTTATATTCTCCGTATGCCTTATCGGCAGTAAGGACTACCTCTTTCTTCTCACCGGGTTTCATCCCGGTAAAAGCTTTTTCAAACACGGGATTTATCCGGCCTTCTCCAAGACATATTTTCTGGACATCACCGTCTTCAGAAGATTCAAATATTTCCCCGTCAGGAGTTCTGCTTGTAAATCTGACCAGTATAGTATCTTTCGGGCCTGCGGATTCTATAGAAAACACATCCTTTCCATTAAATTACCAGCGGCAAAAAAATAAAATTTGCCATTGAGACTGTTATAAGTCCAATTTTATACCTGCCGGAACCATCCTTCCCGGCAAAAAAAGGATAAGAATCTATTTTGATTTTTTCGTAAGGTTTACCGCTTTCGTATAAGAACGCATTATGTCGGTCGACGTAATAAATCCCAGTACTTTATCCGGGTTGTCTTTGTCTGTTACCGGAAGGTGATGAATGTCTTTTTCCATCATTATGATAAGCGCCTTTTCAAGGTTTGAATCCGGAGGTATCGTTATGACAGGATATTTCATAATCTCTCCGATACTGGATAATTTGTTGTCCTCAGGCCAGACGTCCCTGTATGTAACTATTCCGACAAGTTTTCCATTGTCAATGACCGGGAATCCTGTGTGATGCGTACTGTCCATCAGGTTCATTACTTTTTCCCAGGAATCCTGTGGTGAAAGACATATCAGTTCACCGGCTTTTCTCATTGCGCTTTCAGCAGATATTTCGTTAAGAATCTCAATCTGGTATTCACCCCTGTGGGCAGGAGACTGGGCCTTTGTTCTGAGCTGTTCACGAAATATCGTGCTCTCGCCGGTGAGAACTGTTGAAACCGCAACTGCACCCATCGCAGGCACAAGGAGGGAAAAGTCGCTTGTCATCTCGACTACCATTATCATTACCGCAATGGGTGCATTAGCTATCCCACCAAAAAGAGAGATCATCCCGACGATGACAAATGCCGGAATTGTAAACAGGGGGACTATCTGAGGCAAGAATATATGAAGTATCATTCCGAAGGCTCCTCCTGCGGCTCCTCCTATAGCAAGACCCGGAGCGAATACACCTCCACTTCCTCCTGAGCCTATTGTAAAAGAAGTAGTAAATATTTTTGTAAAAGGAAGAAGAACCAGAACAGCAAGAGGCAGCATATTGTAGATTGCAAGCTGCATAAAACCATATCCTGTCCCAAGGCTTGCAAGGGCGGTGATCATCGTCTCAGGACAGATATACGAGAAAACAATAACAAAGACTCCGATAAAAAAAGCACCGGTAACAGGCTTC comes from the Methanomicrobium sp. W14 genome and includes:
- a CDS encoding FKBP-type peptidyl-prolyl cis-trans isomerase, translating into MFSIESAGPKDTILVRFTSRTPDGEIFESSEDGDVQKICLGEGRINPVFEKAFTGMKPGEKKEVVLTADKAYGEYKKRLVFKLRKSGLNLTCDPKPGDLVTIKLPTGQKSLVKILDITTKSIKVDANHPMAGKDLIYELELVEIVSEKR
- the uvrB gene encoding excinuclease ABC subunit UvrB; translated protein: MHKTDYRFKLVSGFSPKGSQPDAIESLSDGLKDNKRFQTLLGVTGSGKTFTVANIIQNYQRPTLVLAHNKTLAAQLYNEFREFFPENRVEYFVSYYDYYQPESYIPQRDQYIEKDAQINPKIEQMRLSATASLLSRKDVIVVASVSAIYGLGNPENFEKLGFELNTGDTIKRKTILKKLIDIQFERNDTELMPGRFRVKGDTIDIIPGYYNNIIRIELFGDEIENISEIEKVSGKKVESLDYFFVYPARHYVVPEDEIKGSIAGIKAELEERLKDLGPVEAHRLRQRTLYDMEMIEETGFCKGIENYSLYFDHRKKGEKPFCLLDYFPGDFLMIIDESHQTLPQVRGMYNGDRSRKEPLVNYGFRLPSAFDNRPLVFAEFEQYMHSVIFVSATPGKYESEHSENTAEQIIRPTGLVDPAVFVRQTEGQMSDVLGEIKKTIARKNRVLITTLTKKLAEELTDFLAEKGVKTRYLHSDIDTIERTEIIRQLRLGKFDVLVGINLLREGIDIPEIGFIGILDADKEGFLRDARSLIQIIGRAARNSDSYVVLYADKMTDSMKTAIGETERRRRIQTEYNSVHGITPKTIVKPVREKEVDITDAKHVPKKEIPNLIIELEQEMYSAADSLDFERAIKLRDSIKKIKKESGI
- the uvrC gene encoding excinuclease ABC subunit UvrC, which encodes MTDLSVIPNEPGCYLHKDEDGKVIYVGKAKNLKKRVSSYFNRNITDPKTKALVKSISTTDFIVTGNEVEAFILENNLIKRYQPKYNIDLKDSKSYAYIRLSGDKFPSIGIARKKTGTGEVFGPFVSAKERDYVLSVVKKTFKLRSCRRMSKRGCLRAHIGTCSAPCMKKISADDYSSQVKKASSVLRGNTKEMIKSLEYEMEEKAESLDFENAIQLRDQAAALGHLAERQHISSKKLTDEDVINFSERDGVIYLMLFSVYKGCLAEKQEFIFDDGDEALEEFIIQYYSENEPPFELILPVSTGSTLEDFLSEKKGRKVKVTVPLKGDKKILLDLVLHNVKTVFFGGEIKVSELKKRLHLPENPDVIECFDISHLSGTNTVGSMVQFRYGRPDKRNYRRFRIKTVDKIDDFASIAEVVKRRYSRLKNEGDTYPDLIIIDGGKGQLSAAKGALDEVGVKIPLISVAKKEEEIFVPGFSHPLPLKRTEKASLFIQEIRDEAHRFAITYNRLLKSKEIEEDK
- the uvrA gene encoding excinuclease ABC subunit UvrA; protein product: MDSIIIRGAREHNLRDITLELPRDKLIVITGVSGSGKSTLAFDTIYAEGQRRYVESLSAYARQFLGLMNKPDVDSIDGLSPAISIEQKTTSKNPRSTVGTVTEIYDYLRLLFARTGTPFCPVHNIVIESRSPEMIADAISSEYKGTVTILSPKVRQKKGTYPYILKDLNSQGFSRARVDGNIVKTDGEINLERYVKHDIEIVVDRLDPGDDRSRLVEAVETALENSEGLVIVLPEKGEEKIYSSKLACPICGFSYDELQPRMFSFNSPFGACPECNGLGIKMEFDPDLIIPDKSKSLSEGAVAMYRNFLDGYRVQYLASVAKHYGFDIFTPVKDLTKEQYNALMFGSDDVLRFNLKNREGDTSWSHNGRWEGLLPQASRLYGQTKSEYRRKELEKFMKVSKCPKCGGKRLNEKALSVKVSGKSIVDVTDLPVSDCLKFFDSLKLSKKDEEIAKQVLKEIKSRLKFLEEVGLGYLTLSRNAGTLSGGEAQRIRLATQIGSNLMGVLYVLDEPSIGLHQRDNHRLIETLQKLRDLGNTLVVVEHDEDTIREADYVVDMGPGAGVNGGYVVSSGTPDDIEKDDKSLTGMYLSGKEKIDIPKKRRKSKSFIHITGCRENNLKSVDADIPLGLFTVVTGVSGSGKSTLIYDTLYPALSARINRSKAEGGKFDDLSFDRPVDKVIVIDQSPIGRTPRSNPATYTKVFDEIRGIFAETKEAKIRGYKPGRFSFNVKGGRCETCCGDGVIKIEMNFLPDVYVECEECKGKRYNSETLEVKYKGKSISDVLNMTVEEAASLFENHPSVKNKLETLCRVGLGYLKLGQSSTTLSGGEAQRIKLTRELSKRATGKTVYLLDEPTTGLHFHDVKKLIGVLNSLVEKGNTVVVIEHNMDMIKSADYIIDLGPEGGDLGGKIIATGTPEEIAKDKISYTGHFLAQILNKK
- a CDS encoding PAS domain S-box protein, with translation MCFSVENSVDEIYWITRDMRVIYANERACSSMGYSLDEILSKKVDELRPENEAKRLKNQWNEIFSGKKSYIYETYHKRSDGSTYPVESHASYFRSDVLKFSCIYSRDITDRKKYEGKLKQSEKEKTLILNTIHENLVFYDCNFKIIWANKDPADSLNMKPEDLVGKICYKLWYNRDSPCEGCTVLKAINTKKPLVEEKTRSGGKRINVKVAAYPVFDENNQVIGAVESVLDISKRKKAEKALEISEKQYKELFSTMNNGFVLHKIITDENGIPCDYRFLEINPAFEKMTGLKAQDIRGKTFFELYPDEDKKSIERYGKIALSGIPEEFTEYNSIFGKYYKIYSYSPRKNQFAAIFTDITDIISLKKHQKQSLQQIEKNLEQLAILNDEIRNPLQTIIGYIMLGDFKYTSEVLEQTKVIDRLVNRLDQQWLESQKIRDFLRKHYNFD
- a CDS encoding chloride channel protein; protein product: MFWMVENASSFKKTMIIGIVVGVISGIGAFLFFSGLKLGTHFVFENLMNYHYPIEGQSLESISEWAPPATIWLILPIICMGALLSGLLVYNFAPEAEGHGTDAAIKAFHGEGRIRWRVPIIKALASILTISTGGSAGREGPTAQISAGFGSIAADALKLSPRERRIALATGIGAGIGTIFKAPLGGAILAAEILYTRDFESDVIMPSFLASIIGYSIFGFFEGYDPIFGTASIHWEIPQIPLFLVLGIICALVGLLYIRVFYGTKKVFADFFEKKHLPVVLKPVTGAFFIGVFVIVFSYICPETMITALASLGTGYGFMQLAIYNMLPLAVLVLLPFTKIFTTSFTIGSGGSGGVFAPGLAIGGAAGGAFGMILHIFLPQIVPLFTIPAFVIVGMISLFGGIANAPIAVMIMVVEMTSDFSLLVPAMGAVAVSTVLTGESTIFREQLRTKAQSPAHRGEYQIEILNEISAESAMRKAGELICLSPQDSWEKVMNLMDSTHHTGFPVIDNGKLVGIVTYRDVWPEDNKLSSIGEIMKYPVITIPPDSNLEKALIIMMEKDIHHLPVTDKDNPDKVLGFITSTDIMRSYTKAVNLTKKSK
- a CDS encoding DUF5591 domain-containing protein — protein: MQNIRDNDYKTGKYVLDKKGEKIEIYDPPFYRTEFEDAYRFIINDYVIPEKEIAIFIPCALRKPYSQSPSHKLFHRIIDDVFTKERYHLVIFGTCGTVPAELELMYPYSNYHYMLGKCTDDRERKDFHRIEVYRLEGYLEKTRDTYSKRIAYCIGPFRKALVEACRKTGTEMILLPSDPMIEKMYDIDCPFPEGSLSMNEYISEFREGLLSLK
- a CDS encoding DNA-deoxyinosine glycosylase; the encoded protein is MKTPRTGLLPVSGKKPKVLILGSFPGEVSIEKNQYYANKRNHFWKLLEITLNIDFDLSYERKTEAVRSSGIALWDVVYTCDRVKSMDGSIKNVVPNDIFGFIKSHNSIRAVFLNGITGAGRLFFRYHKNFSDVFPGIQVITLPSSSPANALYSFEEKAERWAVIRDYVR